agaaagtgttcaagaagaaccacaaatcagtacccctactgcagaggagattgatgatgtcaatacagaaattgcaatcaattatgcatattcaaaaatattatggaaccgaaatgaaatgaaaaatcttgatgagaaattttcatttaatgttgcatatgacatcatgaataatgatgatgatccagaaccaacatctatggttgaatgtcaaaatagacatgattgggctcaatggaaagaagcaatacgagctgaattagaatcactcaataaaagaaaagttttcggatccatcattctcactcctaaagatgtgaaacctgtaggatacagatggatttttgtccgaaaaagaaatgagaaaaatgaagttacaaggtataaagctagacttgtagctcaaggtttttctcaaagaccgggaattgattatgaagaaacttattcccctgttatggatgcaattacttttaggtacttaatcagcctggcagtttctaaaaatttagaaatgcatctcatggatgttgtgactgcttacctatatggatcacttgatagtgatatatatatgaagatacctgaaggatttaaggtaccagaagcatcaaatgcaaaacccaaagaaatgtattcgattaaattacaaagatctttatatgggttaaaacaatcgggacgtatgtggtataaccgattaagtgattacttgataagcaaagggtatacaaataaccttacttgcccttgtgttttcattaagaaaacaacatccggatatgtgatcatagctgtttatgttgatgatcttaacatcataggtacaaataaagagatctatgaagccattcaacttctaaagaaagaatttgaaatgaaagatctcgaaaaaaccaagtattgccttggtttacaaattgagcatatgcctaatggtttacttgtacatcaaacaacatatactgaaaagattttaaacctttcaatatggacaaggcaaaaccattaagtactcctatggttgttagatcactcaatgttgaaactgatccatttcgtccatgtgaagatcatgaagatattcttggaccagaagtaccatatcttagtgcaattggagctcttatgtatcttacaaattgtacaagacctgacatttcttttgcagttaatttgttggcaaggttcagctctgctcctaccaaaagacactggaatgggatcaaacacatatttcgataccttcgaggaactactgatttaggattattttattctaactaatcaaaacaagatttggttggttatgctgatgcaggttatttatctgatccacgtaaagctaaatctcaaactggatatgtattcctaaatggaggtactgcaatatcatggcgttctcaaaaacaaacacttgttgctacatcatcaaatcatgccgaagtgattgcattacatgaagctactcgggaatgtttttggttgagatcaatgacacaaatcattactgattcttgtggactagaacgcgataaaagtccaacaattatctatgaagataatgcagcttgcatagcacagatgaaagaagggtatatcaaaagtgaccgaaccaaacacatacctcctagattcttctcatacactcaaaatctcattaaggacaacgagattgaaatgagatatgttcaatccagcaaaaactctgctgatcttttcacgaaagcacttcaactgctattttcagaacacacgttcataacattggcatgagacatgttcaaaagatgtaacaaccgaagcgatgtctacttgagggggagtcaactccatgctgcactctttttcccttagctaaagtttttcccactgggttttctttagcaaggtttttaacgaggcagtaacttacagttgatcttcaacaaacaaaattgctatccaagggggagtgttataatatataaatatatatatataaatggatagtcaattattgatacacaaaagtaatattattgtattacctaaacttgtgatatttttgctataaatagccatgaatgcaagcattaaacttgcaccatttctcacacttacaaagtgtttctttctttctctccattatcatctttgttcttacacttcattattagtattctaaatcaagaatcaaatcactacaggtagttataagcctactgaattataacatcaagaatcaaaccactaaaggtagttataagcctactgaattataacaagaaTCCAATTGTCATGCATGAAAAAATGTTATTAATAAATTTCTTACAAAACTAATCTCGTAACTTTTCATTGTGTTTCCTATACCAAAATTGTCgaaattaccatattaactattagacaaaacttattAATAGTTTcaggggtattttcatcttttcacgCTTTTCccccttctttctttcaagtaacaccacaaaagccctccacattaccatattaactattagacaaaacttattAATAGTCCGGGGGTATTTCCGTCTTATCACTTTTTTtccccttctttctttcaagtaacaccacaaaagccccccacactttgttcaaaaaataaaatcggcccccaacacaggggttaaagcgtcaaatcaaaattttcataaaatatcttaaataaactccactcaaatattcaacaggtcatatcttctcgctcgcaacgagttaaatttttccgacaccacccttaaactcgaaataattttatgaacacaatgtcactaactatacgcaaaacggacacttttaaaaaaacgctaaatatttatggtacttttcatatatatgttgatttttcactcgcatgctccgtaactaaacacaataaaatacattaaaaatcgaactcccgacgcgaagcgagggttcgaaaactagttgtaTTCTAATAAACCATTAAGAGAGATACTGGTAATAGCATTAGGTGTAGTAAATATAAGGTACTATTCGTATCTTATTATATCTTACGTCTGCGCGCTCTTTGAATAATAAATATAAGGTATTATTCGTATCTTATACGGAGTAGTATATCTTACGTCGACAAAAACAAACAGTGTTCACTATTCAGCATGCATGCAAACTTTTTGATCACATCTTCTTTACACACATGATCTACAAATCTTCAGATAAAAACATATTAAAAAACAAACAGACGTGAAATATGTTGTGTATCTGATTTTCGCAAGATAAATATAGATGTCAAATTAAAGATTTACGGTGCATCTGATTTTCGAAATGTTTTCAATGAAATTGGCATTCCATcaaatgaatcatcatcatcataatcaaaatAATTTGAGTGAAGGAATTTGGCGACTTTCATTCAAATTTATTCTGGAAGCAAACATTCATATTTAATGGAATTGGGATTTCATGTCCATCAAATTTCATAAAATTACAAGAAGTAAACGGAACCTTATACTTTTACTCCTTCAAAGTATAAACATAATTATTTCGAATTTAAAGTTTACTTTCATCTAACGGCATATCCTCTTGTCATATAAGTATTTtgttttgacttttgaaaatttatagttttcaattttgattttaaatatttttatttatgttaatgtacaataattaataattaatgaaaaTTATTTGAATGAAATTAAATTTTAAATACGTTTTTATTGAGAAAACTTTCATTGAGTTTTATTTAACACAAAAAGAAAAATTTATAGTCAATATtcaaaaaagtaaaataaaatataCTAACAATTATAATCGAAAGAGGgagtataacattattattattattactcctaaaATATTTGCAAATTTACATTAAACCAGGTTTACACAATCTATAGAACTCATGTGAAACATTGAGTTTTATATAAGTTGGTGCACCACTTAAAACAGCCAAAACTTATGTGTCAAATTTATAATTTCAATAACTTTGATACACAACATACAGTAGGGAAAACAAAATATCCCCAATCACATTTCTTCACTGAAAAACCTTAACGGCTGCCGCCACTCCGATCTCCCGTCGCCGGCGATCATCTCCGGTATTCATCACTACACACTCTCTCAAGTAATATCGTAATCATTATCtctaatatatatttttctttGCATTCGTATTAGTCACTATAAACCCTAACCTCCTTATTCCaaccaaatttaattacatatatgCAATTTTTATCAAATTCATTTACATTATTAGCTTATGTCACTTCCTTAATGTTGTAGGAGTGAATATATCTACAGAAAAATGGTTTATTTACAATATGGTAAAAGTATTCTTCGTCAGAGTAAAATATTGAAGGATAAAAGTGCAAATGTGTTGCATCATCCATTGTTGTATGCTGGTCAAGGTGTTAGATACAGAAAATTGGAAGTTATACTTACAACTGTAAGCATATATATCAATCATCTTTATAAAGTTTTTCTTTATTTGTTTAATTTTTATAAAGTTTAGGCCTTTTTAATCATATGACATTGATAACAATATTTTGTAATTAATTTAGAATATAGATAAGCTGGGGAAAGCAGGAGAAACTGTTAAAGTTGCTCCGGGACATTTCCGGAACCACTTGATGCCGAAACTGCTTGCGGTTCCAAATATCGATAAATTTGCGTATCTCATCAGTGAGCAGAGAAAGGTTGTTTTACTCTTATTTACACTCTAGAGAGTTTATATCTAAATATTTGTTTGTTGTAAAGTGATTTAAACGGTTCTTGAATTTGTTAAATATATCTAAATATGGCATGCTGCTTTTTTTAACAGATTTATCAGCCAAAGGAAGTTGAAGAGGTGAAGAAAGTAGTTCCAAAGACTGAAGAAGACGTAATGAAAGAATACAGAACTGCAGCAAAACGGCTGGAAAATGCTAAGCTGGTCTGTAATTCATTTCTGTTACTTGTCAATTTCTTTTCGTCATATAAAACAAATTTCTTTACTAGCTGATATTTGTGATGTCATTGTTCCAATTTGAATGCTGCTTAAATATGAGGTtttagaatattaattgtaaattacgTGACAATATCGGCCATTTAGTCTAACTTGTCAAATTGTTAAACTTCAACAATTAGTTAAGTAGGAAAGGGGTTGAAAATCTGAACGTTTCCCAAAATGTAATTGTCAATATGTATCTTGATTTTTATTTTATATCAAGTAAAAATTAAAACGGAAATGGACAATAAAGTGTTTTGGGTTAACGCAAGCTTTTCAACCCATAATAAAAGTTTAGCTGGTTTGACCCTGTTACATAACCACTTATCCTGTTACAAAAAAGTGTAGGTTTTGagaaaatatataaagatagatACTGAACTCCGTTCACCAGTGGAAAAAGAAGAAATTATATCTGAGGTATGATTTATTTAttctcaacttttttttttttttttcattatgttTATATGGGTCAGGTTGGGGGTATGTTTTAGTGTTTTATCTGTATGAACATAAAAGGAGTAGAAAAGTAAAAGCCTCAACGGTTGACCAAACTATCACAACCAATACAGTAGTTGCAACACACACTCATAATTAAAATTCTGGATATATATAATCATCATACTtatatgcaatagtaataaatttaTTTATTGGAATAGAAATATTGTAGTGCTACCTACAGATCACGTAAGAATAAAGGCACTCACTTAAAAGGTTGAGGACTACACATACTTGGCTTGCAATTCTTTAGCCTgagaagataaaaaaaaaaaaatagaagttaACGCAAGTCCAAGAATTATATGTATGAATGTTTAGTTTCGATAGTTTCTTGAGTCAGGTAAAGTGAATATCGTTAATCCGTCTAGAATTTTGGCCAAATTTTACTGTCGGTCCCCAAAAAGCCCCTATTAAAACCCAAGTAACACAATATACCAAATCAATATCAATAATTTAGTTCAATATTATGAGTAACATAATTGACCAGAAATGAAACAAACCTTGAGTCATATTTAGTTTGATGAACTTACAATGAATTCAACTTCAACATGTTCTTAACTTCTAAAATCAGTGTTGCAAAACTCGGCCGACTCGGCTGAGTACTCGGGGAGAAATCGGAAGATCGGAGGAAACGAGAAATCGGTCACAAACTCGGTCAACCTTCGTCAACTAGTCAACGCCGGTCAAACCTGcaaaaaatttcaatttttttttttgtttctcacCTTTTTCATATTCTTGGGGGCTAGAAAATGAATTTTGATGGCTGAAATTGGAAGTTATTTGCCGGAATTTGAGTTAAGAAAGAAAAAGTTAAGGAAGAAAgagtttaaaatataaataaatgtaatGAGACTAACATATATGAGCTCTATaagttaataaaataatattataaacttaaatatatataaaatatactaaaaagctaaaaagtcaacaaaagtcaacatccGAATTCTCCCCGAGTCGTCGAGAACTCCTCAAAAACCTCctgccgagttctccccgagtcgcgagttttacaaccttgggTTCGAATGGCGATTTTGAATGCATCACACCTTTTTACCATCTTAATTATTATATTTGTTTATTGTTGACATAGTAAGTATTCAGTATTAATACTCAAATCAAAGTTAAAAGTTGACTCAGTAGTTATTGTAGAAAAATGTAGTTTATCAGTGGGGGAAACAGGTCAAACCCAACCCATACTGAAATTGCTTACTTCAACCCAAAATAACTCGCTCTTCGCCTCTTTCTTTACCCCCTTTACGGGTTACTTCTCATTGAAGGCTTACCTACATAGGCATTTAGAACTTTAAAATGCTTGTAAGTGGACTATGACAATGGTTGGTagaatgatttttttttataaaaaatatacgaCCTTGTTCAGCTCTTGATGTGTGTATCGAGCCTTAATGCTGATTATTTTTACTGATGTGCCAGGTGGCAAGACAGATTGGTGTGCGTATAGAGCCTGAAAACTTGCAATTAACACAGCCTTTGTCAACTTTAGGGGAGTTCGCAGTGCCACTGCGATTGCCTAAATCTCTTCCTTTACCAGAAGGCAAGGTTAATTGGACTCTCGATGTCAAAATCCGCAAAAAATGAACAAATTAGTTAATATGATACAGTATATGTTTGTTATACTGTGACATCTTGGTATCTGATAGTAATAATTTTCTAGTAAAACTGGTTTCATGAATACACATGGCATTCAGTTAGGTTATTCAGGTTTGCCAACATTCTGTATCTTCGCTTAATTGATAACGTTGTTGGAATTTTTTCTATTAGTTTCAAGCTGCTTTTATCTCATTTCATCTATCAAAAAATAAAGCTATATGTTACATGTACATGCTTATGTGTTTTCTTTATGCGTGTTTTCAACTATGTGATATGCACAGTTTACTTgcaaatgataattatattatctGCTATACCCCCGCATCATGTGTTTTCTGTTATAAAAAACCCAACATTTTGGTGCTTCCTTGAATGGCTAGGCGCACGAGCACCATACCAAAGTATACGGTATACAAACATACGCATACATATATTGCGCGAACTTACATATGCGTACACCGGTATGCACATAAAATGACATTTTTGGAATCTAAAATGCTTCGAACGGAGGAAAGCCTTAAGgaggtcttgctcgtagcgccattttctagttatcttttgAAAATGGGCTATATCTGAAGTtgcaaatttttcagaaaattctccacaaaattttgcataTACCTAAgccttatatattttcatttttattttttttttgagaaaaatacatattatattatatataaaagaaaTAGATCCGGAGATCTAGTAGTGTTATAATTGGTACAAATTCTCAACAGAATCTGCAAATTACACAGCGCGTTCAACAAGAACCGCAATTGAGTGAAAGACCATCTAATACAACAACAAACTGTGACCTATACATTTGAGAACATACAAGATAGGATACAAACGTCAATCCGATACAACCAATAAAACTTGAAACGTAACTAACTTCCAGAAAACCTAAATCATACAAAGCTTCCAAACCCAAGTCATAGCAAACAACGCGAGCCACGCTCCACACACCCCCAGTAAACAACCCCCATCCCTGCATCGAAAACCAACTACAAATCCGCGCTTGGAAACCCAAGAACACCCAACTCGAGACCGCAACCAGAGAACCGAGAAAACCCCCGTCAGTCAGCAAACCCATAAACATTGATCGTTCCACTTGAAACCCTAGCCCGTTGAAATTCAACCTACGGAAGAAGGAAGAACAACTGAGAGAAAACCCCGACAAACCAATTTATTGGCGCTAAACAACAAGTCGCTGAGGCGGCAACAACGCGAGAAGCGGTCCGAACCGAGACCCGTGGCGAGGAAGATGGAACGAGCGGTTAAGAGTCTAAGAGGACAACACAGGAAAAGGAGAACCGTGTACAAACCAACAACCATGTTGACCGGTCATCACTCCGGCCTAACCTGCTGCCACTGTTGACCACCACACGGAACCAGGGGAATGGGGAGAGGCGGACAAAAGGAAAAAGAAGCCGGAGCAACTAACTCCTGCAAAAGTCAGCCGAAATCCTAAACGGACCGGAGGGACAGAAAGCGACCGAAGACACCGGAGTCTCCAAAACTCTGGCCATAGTGTCCCAGACCACCACCAACCTCCGACAAGGTCAAGAGATGGCCAAAAACGTCGCCGTTTTTGCAAAATGATAAAAACTAGAAATCCGGTTAACTGGAGAAAACAACCGAACACCACCCACAAATCGGAAAGTAAACAGTGAGCGTGTAAAAAGCCAAAAACAACCACCTACCGACGAGATCTCGCTACAGAGACTCGAAAACGAGACTCGCCGCCTGCATCAAGAACTCGCCCGAAAATAGGAGCTCACCACCGGGAAAAACTCAAAACGTACTTTGTACAATTAAAGAGCAAATCGAAACTAACAAACAACCGAGCACACTAGAGCACAGAAAGCCGCAGGTTTCGTCACCTCTGACCACCATCCCCGGAAGAAAGTACGCCGGAAAAGTTCGAAAAACCGTGAGAGTAACCGGATATGCGAAGGTGATGGAGGAGGAAAGGAGAAAAAAACGAAGAAAAGGACCAAGGGACCACCAGCGAGATGCCGGTGACCGGAAAAGAAGGCTCACGGTGTATACAAACCTGCAGAAGATGTGAACTAGAAGAAAAGATGACCGTGAAAGATTGTTGTTGATTATATTCTAAATCAACTCAAAAATATGCAAGTTTGCACTGCTTAACAAAAAAGAAAAGATAATGGACTTAGAGTAGGTACCAGAGAGAAAAGACAAGAAAGAATGCATATGATTATCTTTAatgtataatatagatatagatacacaCATAACAGATAATTTATTCAGTACGTTTTGATATTCATATATAGAAGATACACACCAATTCATGCAATGATGCACTCATGCacacttttatatatattctaaatATGCAAGTTCGTAAAAACACTTTTATAAGAAGGCTCACGGTGTATAAAATGTTCGTAAAGAATTAATATATAATGTTCGTAAAAACActgtgttatatattaattcttcgagcgtttttccgccaaaataaaaacatttatcacagtgtcttattaaatgttcatatttttatccaatctataatgttcgtaaacaaagttttttttaaaaacgaaaaaaaaaaaattgcttccccccgattgattatttcccccttgatcctactacATATAACATATACTTAATTAACATAACATCCGTCTATGTGCAAACTGTACATATTTATGATCAATTTTCTGAgttttagtaataatatcaatatcaatgcAGTGAAATTAAAGTGTCAATAACTCATTTGCGAAATTCTCATCCACCGTCACTTAATTCTGCTCACTACGTACGTCTTGATTATAAGATAATCTGTACTGTTAATTCTAACTAGGGATAATCCAGCCATATGATAAAGCACATTTAATAATTAGTTCATTTGTAACAAATGTGctaaataaataaaatttacaaATTTACAAATTATATTTCATTTGAGTTATGAAAGATGTGCGCTTTAGCTAAGACAATCGAAGAAAGATAGATATGAGATATCTGCCAACTAATTATAACGG
The window above is part of the Rutidosis leptorrhynchoides isolate AG116_Rl617_1_P2 chromosome 1, CSIRO_AGI_Rlap_v1, whole genome shotgun sequence genome. Proteins encoded here:
- the LOC139886262 gene encoding uncharacterized protein; the encoded protein is MVYLQYGKSILRQSKILKDKSANVLHHPLLYAGQGVRYRKLEVILTTNIDKLGKAGETVKVAPGHFRNHLMPKLLAVPNIDKFAYLISEQRKIYQPKEVEEVKKVVPKTEEDVMKEYRTAAKRLENAKLVLRKYIKIDTELRSPVEKEEIISEVARQIGVRIEPENLQLTQPLSTLGEFAVPLRLPKSLPLPEGKVNWTLDVKIRKK